In Synergistaceae bacterium, the following are encoded in one genomic region:
- the murB gene encoding UDP-N-acetylmuramate dehydrogenase — protein MPLINLQNININEYKSLAGLCTIGAGGTAKYFAEPSSPDELCKILEHTKNLPVYIIGGGSNILFPDGLMNALVVSTKKLNAIQWEKNFVDVQAGYSLPMLVKNFRDRNIGGLEFAAGIPGTLGGAVAGNAGTSGHGICELIESVLTLDSSDKFRLYDSDNIKFEYRKCSLADEKIIIISARLKLDNSLCWNEDEYKKNLLRRKNQPLNFRSAGCTFKNPENFSAGKLLDDCGCKNLSVGSAVVSDMHANFIVNTGNASYSDIVGLIEICRKKVFDLTGIKLEQEIKTAAPCFVLQ, from the coding sequence ATGCCGTTAATTAATTTGCAGAACATAAATATAAACGAGTACAAATCTTTAGCAGGTTTATGCACTATCGGCGCAGGAGGCACAGCAAAATATTTCGCAGAACCTTCTTCACCCGATGAATTATGCAAAATCTTAGAGCACACAAAAAATTTACCCGTTTATATAATCGGCGGAGGCAGCAATATACTTTTTCCGGACGGTTTAATGAATGCTCTCGTTGTATCAACTAAGAAATTAAACGCGATTCAATGGGAGAAAAATTTTGTTGACGTTCAGGCAGGTTATAGTCTGCCTATGCTGGTGAAAAATTTTCGTGATAGAAATATCGGCGGTCTTGAGTTCGCTGCTGGAATCCCGGGAACTTTGGGCGGAGCAGTTGCAGGTAACGCAGGCACGTCGGGTCATGGAATCTGCGAATTAATAGAAAGCGTCTTGACTCTGGATTCGTCCGATAAATTCAGGCTTTATGACTCAGATAATATAAAATTTGAATATCGTAAATGCTCGCTTGCTGACGAGAAAATAATAATAATTTCTGCAAGATTGAAGCTCGATAATTCTTTATGCTGGAACGAGGACGAATACAAGAAAAATTTATTGCGCCGTAAAAATCAGCCGTTAAATTTCAGGTCTGCCGGATGTACATTCAAGAATCCCGAAAATTTTTCAGCTGGTAAATTATTAGACGATTGCGGCTGTAAAAATCTTTCTGTCGGGTCTGCTGTTGTGTCGGATATGCACGCAAATTTTATAGTCAACACCGGTAATGCTTCGTATTCTGATATAGTTGGCTTGATAGAAATTTGCCGCAAAAAAGTTTTTGATCTCACGGGAATAAAATTAGAGCAGGAAATAAAGACTGCTGCCCCGTGCTTTGTATTACAGTGA
- the murC gene encoding UDP-N-acetylmuramate--L-alanine ligase → MTNVHLMGMGGAGMSALAKLLKAHGLNVTGCDLKESSYSLDNIPYIIGHSPDHIKIYNPDALILSSAVSHDNPEVIEAQNQGIKILSRAQALSNLFNNYQGIGIAGAHGKTTTASMTGLIFKRAGLDPTIYIGANVPDLGSNAISGTGKFFIAELDESDGTFELFHPSTAIITNADWDHVDHYKTREEVIQAFTRFSDGRKDSLIICAEDNGAKKVFETCRNRKNIYRYGWGKNYDWGAYDIVNNPGGGVKCKISHNGRELGTLELSISGEHNILNSLAAIAAAFINGIDFETSAGILKDFHGSERRMQLKGETANNILVMDDYAHHPAEIAATLKAVRAIYPGKRIIVLYQPHRFSRTAMFAHEIAESLNLADEIFLLPVYAASEHEIEHSSSQEIINYSEKIITLVNFDNAIKFIKSVLKPDDLLLTMGAGDVYKIGENLLREN, encoded by the coding sequence TTGACAAACGTTCACCTCATGGGTATGGGCGGTGCAGGTATGAGCGCACTTGCAAAACTTTTGAAGGCTCACGGACTCAACGTAACGGGCTGCGACCTCAAAGAGTCATCTTACAGTCTCGATAATATTCCGTACATAATCGGCCATTCTCCTGATCACATAAAAATTTATAATCCCGACGCTTTAATACTAAGTTCCGCCGTAAGTCATGACAACCCCGAAGTAATAGAAGCCCAGAATCAAGGCATAAAAATTTTATCGCGCGCACAGGCCTTAAGCAATTTATTTAATAATTATCAGGGCATAGGCATAGCAGGCGCACACGGAAAAACTACAACAGCATCAATGACAGGACTAATTTTCAAGCGCGCAGGACTCGACCCTACAATTTATATCGGAGCAAACGTCCCCGATTTAGGCAGCAACGCAATATCAGGAACAGGAAAATTTTTTATAGCAGAACTCGACGAGAGCGACGGAACATTTGAACTCTTTCACCCCTCAACAGCAATAATTACAAATGCAGACTGGGATCACGTAGACCACTATAAAACACGCGAAGAAGTAATACAGGCTTTCACGAGATTCTCAGACGGCAGAAAAGACTCGTTAATAATCTGTGCAGAGGACAACGGCGCAAAAAAAGTTTTCGAGACCTGCAGGAACCGCAAAAATATTTATCGTTACGGCTGGGGAAAAAATTACGACTGGGGAGCATATGACATCGTAAATAATCCCGGAGGCGGCGTTAAATGCAAAATTTCTCATAATGGACGCGAACTCGGGACTCTTGAGCTTTCAATATCGGGCGAACACAACATATTAAATTCTTTAGCAGCAATCGCAGCAGCATTCATAAACGGTATAGATTTTGAGACAAGTGCAGGGATTCTCAAAGATTTTCACGGTTCAGAACGTCGTATGCAATTAAAGGGTGAGACAGCAAATAATATTTTAGTAATGGACGATTACGCACATCACCCCGCAGAAATAGCCGCAACCCTCAAAGCAGTACGCGCAATTTATCCCGGAAAAAGAATCATAGTTTTGTATCAGCCTCACAGATTTTCACGGACTGCAATGTTTGCTCATGAAATCGCAGAGTCCCTAAACTTGGCCGACGAAATTTTTTTATTGCCGGTCTATGCTGCCAGCGAACACGAAATCGAACACAGTTCATCGCAGGAAATAATTAATTACAGCGAAAAAATTATAACTCTCGTGAATTTCGATAACGCCATAAAATTTATCAAGTCAGTATTAAAGCCTGATGATTTATTGCTTACTATGGGAGCGGGCGACGTTTATAAAATTGGTGAAAACCTTTTGCGCGAAAATTGA
- the mltG gene encoding endolytic transglycosylase MltG: MQKIKSHNQRKRRKPKLLGISLIFFLLLWAVIAGAVFSYYYKVPANFWEGIIPLPDGDTVSVTISSGMTALQAARAFEIQGALSSGSPSQLARWLAKFGIDKKIRAGHYSVVPSDPWNLARQLRIIKPALLKLQILPGLDIFALAENLEDQDSKFNMTNFTRALLTDSNYPDEMQELIKSIPDDEYTRLAFLEPETYMLINRTPDEAVQAASTAWWRQRGDLINAKKLTSSQLVDAAIIASMIEREVLHDSECRTVSGVINNRIKSNMALQIDATVVYAWRLAGRKVTRVLNKDLEIDSPYNTYKISGLPPKPICIPGSAAWGAALEPEENNYYYYVARKDGYHYFSKTFNEHRRNIKLARSEK, from the coding sequence TTGCAGAAAATTAAATCACATAATCAACGTAAACGCCGAAAGCCTAAACTTTTAGGGATCAGCTTAATATTTTTCCTGCTTCTATGGGCAGTCATAGCCGGAGCAGTTTTCTCGTATTATTACAAAGTACCCGCTAATTTTTGGGAAGGCATTATACCATTACCGGACGGCGATACAGTCAGCGTTACTATTTCAAGCGGAATGACAGCACTTCAGGCCGCAAGAGCTTTCGAGATTCAGGGTGCGTTGTCATCGGGGTCTCCTTCTCAATTAGCGCGTTGGCTTGCAAAATTTGGAATCGACAAAAAAATTAGAGCCGGTCATTATTCAGTTGTTCCTTCTGACCCTTGGAACTTGGCCAGACAGTTACGAATCATCAAGCCTGCATTACTGAAGCTGCAAATTTTACCGGGACTCGATATTTTTGCACTCGCCGAAAATTTAGAGGATCAAGACAGCAAATTTAACATGACAAATTTTACTCGTGCATTATTGACCGACTCAAATTATCCCGATGAAATGCAGGAGTTAATTAAATCAATTCCCGACGATGAGTACACGAGATTAGCATTTCTTGAGCCAGAGACTTACATGTTAATCAACAGGACACCCGATGAGGCCGTACAAGCTGCTTCTACTGCATGGTGGAGACAGCGCGGAGACTTAATCAACGCGAAAAAATTAACTTCGAGTCAATTGGTCGACGCTGCAATAATTGCTTCAATGATTGAACGTGAAGTCTTGCATGATTCAGAATGCCGCACAGTTTCAGGCGTAATCAACAACAGAATAAAATCTAACATGGCTCTGCAAATTGACGCTACTGTTGTGTATGCATGGAGGCTCGCAGGAAGGAAAGTAACGCGCGTACTAAATAAAGATTTGGAAATTGACTCGCCCTATAACACTTATAAAATTTCGGGTCTGCCTCCTAAGCCTATTTGTATACCCGGCTCTGCTGCGTGGGGTGCTGCACTTGAACCCGAAGAAAATAATTATTATTATTACGTAGCAAGAAAAGACGGCTATCACTATTTTTCTAAGACCTTCAACGAACACCGGCGGAATATAAAACTTGCGCGATCAGAAAAATAA
- a CDS encoding type II secretion system protein, translating to MQFKRKAFTMIELIIASAILAGVGVVAVLNLKLTNQTAQREAEKVVTWLNRQIQKSDRMKQTFSFIAKKSGGNYSIDLTWEDKTVEILNATPGCKYESEEFIYSVNQTFNKTGSIKITGSDESIYYVVISSDGRARLSANSTIGAEETAND from the coding sequence ATGCAATTTAAGCGTAAAGCCTTCACAATGATAGAATTAATCATAGCAAGTGCAATATTAGCAGGAGTCGGCGTTGTTGCAGTGTTGAACCTGAAATTAACGAATCAGACAGCACAACGCGAGGCAGAAAAAGTCGTAACATGGCTTAATAGGCAGATTCAGAAATCTGACAGAATGAAGCAAACTTTTTCGTTCATTGCTAAAAAAAGCGGCGGCAATTATTCTATTGATCTTACATGGGAAGATAAAACCGTCGAAATTTTGAACGCAACTCCCGGCTGTAAATACGAATCAGAAGAATTTATATACAGTGTTAATCAGACCTTCAATAAAACAGGCAGCATAAAAATAACCGGATCCGACGAAAGTATATATTATGTCGTAATAAGTTCTGACGGTAGGGCGAGACTTTCTGCAAACTCTACGATAGGCGCGGAAGAAACAGCGAACGATTAA
- the pilM gene encoding pilus assembly protein PilM, which produces MRLFHAIKPNLTAGLAIRNDSLGYIELDENGEDFREFRIPLEDGCVASNSIKDFNMLEKGFVQLIQETGKISVPIMLGVPSGDVIIRPLNFPNMSLDDIKSSLALNLEENFPFPSSEAVFDAVIIDTPSASRNRDNITVLAAAVKRNYIDNLIDIANKINIVLGAIEPANFAMLRAIPEDREGLCIFADRRNIVTTWEGHGIFFRTADNANSFNDIRSTLQFVETQYKRVKINKLILADVNLNITSSTDLEVVNFSSKFYKARGLAMRDPDDAYIMDLRPPEYIAFERRKNSLNLSRVALILLSSCFVILSMGTILFAISRMEIVQDAIDHNHEVIAELQAKRSEIMRNNAALSQNKAQTEQILNFLRDDIPILEVLNALEANAGTGIKLLDADFSRKESHFVVTINGTASDGTSLSLMSEGLQASGLFESVIIPGTSLSENNLVVFSIILTLKEDFYNAI; this is translated from the coding sequence ATGAGATTATTTCATGCGATAAAGCCTAATTTAACAGCAGGACTCGCAATCCGTAATGACAGTCTCGGATATATTGAGCTTGACGAAAACGGCGAAGATTTTAGAGAGTTCAGAATCCCATTAGAAGACGGCTGTGTAGCTAGTAATTCCATTAAAGATTTTAACATGCTCGAAAAAGGTTTTGTGCAGCTAATACAGGAGACCGGTAAAATTTCTGTTCCTATAATGCTCGGCGTTCCTTCGGGTGATGTAATTATCAGGCCGCTGAATTTTCCTAATATGAGTCTCGACGACATAAAAAGCTCGTTAGCGCTCAATCTTGAGGAAAATTTCCCATTTCCGAGTTCAGAAGCCGTTTTTGACGCAGTAATAATTGACACTCCTTCAGCATCACGCAATCGGGATAATATAACCGTTCTTGCCGCTGCCGTAAAGAGAAATTATATCGACAACTTAATTGACATCGCTAATAAAATAAATATCGTACTCGGTGCAATCGAACCCGCAAATTTTGCCATGCTCCGCGCAATTCCTGAAGACCGCGAAGGACTTTGCATATTTGCAGACAGACGCAACATTGTAACGACATGGGAAGGACACGGAATTTTCTTCAGGACAGCAGACAACGCCAACAGCTTTAACGACATTCGCAGCACATTGCAATTTGTAGAGACTCAATATAAGCGCGTCAAGATAAATAAATTAATTCTCGCGGACGTAAATTTGAATATAACTTCAAGCACTGATTTAGAAGTCGTAAATTTCTCCAGCAAATTTTATAAAGCTCGCGGACTGGCAATGAGAGACCCCGATGACGCCTATATAATGGACTTGAGACCGCCCGAATATATTGCATTCGAGAGACGCAAAAACTCTCTGAACCTAAGCCGGGTAGCTTTGATATTGTTGTCGTCATGCTTTGTTATTTTATCGATGGGAACTATTTTATTTGCTATTTCACGCATGGAGATAGTACAGGACGCAATCGATCATAATCATGAAGTTATAGCAGAACTTCAAGCAAAACGCTCCGAAATCATGAGAAATAATGCAGCACTATCACAAAATAAAGCTCAGACAGAACAAATTTTAAATTTTCTTCGCGATGACATACCGATTTTGGAGGTCTTGAACGCACTCGAAGCAAACGCAGGCACAGGCATAAAATTATTAGACGCAGATTTCAGCAGGAAAGAGTCTCATTTTGTCGTAACTATAAATGGCACAGCCTCCGACGGTACGTCATTAAGTTTGATGAGTGAGGGACTTCAAGCAAGCGGACTATTTGAAAGCGTAATTATTCCGGGTACTTCATTATCAGAAAATAATCTAGTTGTATTCAGCATAATTCTTACACTAAAGGAGGATTTCTATAATGCAATTTAA
- a CDS encoding PD-(D/E)XK nuclease family protein: MSNTCFVTVSDIALCQRCPALLAYKLHRREKSAWSVGIKGKDYYGSIFHKNISQAFFEAAYNEFNPLHKEIINSFGSPEKLESLVREKFFIPFAALNSENFTSGQLLAMASGVKVWVKAMSEFFREIKSPDKVFIKPEQILQSVYNMDEGNLIITGRYDALLFNPDKAEARLFEFKGYNKSDITVPLAQSLVYAWLINKKTGITPSIEIIYLDENNIEPDIFDSSSVAAMIKSNLPDLFFTVWQVISLKCKKFPDIRGDKKLCSECKYKPTCAQDRAVKFKTFKARRGASLLGVLIFSLLAVLVTAQIFFYSLQSVDSLAEEREIMSLRLSLQDMIRYGKEHLSSVPNKTGNIYYNTFRDNSKGGKYFTHTQNLVTLDIHNLDYSFGEDFNEEKYTSQKVYERIFPAMPGKYLLRAYAPVNDNNYLMIQEVVSNDTAKTTIFHEEVWYK; the protein is encoded by the coding sequence ATGTCTAATACTTGTTTTGTTACAGTCAGTGATATAGCGTTGTGTCAAAGGTGTCCGGCCCTTCTTGCTTATAAATTGCACAGGCGCGAAAAATCTGCGTGGTCAGTAGGCATTAAGGGTAAAGATTATTACGGCTCAATTTTTCACAAGAACATATCGCAGGCATTTTTTGAGGCTGCTTATAACGAGTTTAACCCGCTTCACAAAGAAATTATTAATTCATTCGGCAGTCCTGAAAAATTAGAGTCTCTTGTGCGCGAAAAATTTTTTATTCCGTTTGCTGCGTTAAATTCAGAAAATTTTACGTCGGGGCAGTTATTAGCTATGGCTTCAGGCGTTAAAGTCTGGGTTAAAGCAATGTCCGAATTTTTCCGGGAAATAAAATCTCCTGATAAAGTCTTCATCAAGCCCGAACAAATTTTACAGAGCGTTTATAATATGGACGAAGGAAATTTAATTATTACCGGACGTTATGACGCTTTATTATTCAATCCCGACAAGGCCGAAGCTAGATTATTCGAGTTCAAAGGCTATAACAAGAGTGATATAACCGTACCGCTTGCACAGAGTCTCGTTTATGCGTGGCTGATTAATAAGAAAACTGGTATAACGCCGTCAATAGAAATAATTTATCTCGATGAGAACAATATAGAGCCTGATATTTTCGATTCCTCAAGCGTAGCAGCAATGATAAAATCAAATTTGCCGGATTTATTTTTTACGGTCTGGCAGGTTATTTCGCTGAAGTGTAAAAAATTTCCTGATATAAGGGGCGATAAAAAATTGTGTTCGGAATGCAAATATAAACCTACGTGCGCGCAGGATAGAGCAGTAAAATTTAAGACGTTCAAGGCAAGGCGGGGAGCTTCACTTTTGGGCGTGTTAATTTTTTCTCTGCTGGCAGTGCTTGTAACGGCGCAAATATTTTTTTACTCGCTGCAATCGGTTGACTCTCTAGCTGAAGAACGCGAAATTATGAGTCTCAGACTAAGTCTTCAAGATATGATCAGATACGGCAAAGAGCATTTGTCGTCAGTCCCTAACAAGACCGGAAATATTTATTACAATACATTCAGAGATAACAGCAAGGGAGGCAAATATTTCACTCATACACAAAATCTTGTAACACTTGATATTCATAATTTAGATTATTCTTTCGGCGAAGATTTTAACGAGGAAAAATATACAAGCCAAAAAGTATATGAGCGCATTTTTCCAGCAATGCCGGGTAAATATTTATTAAGGGCTTATGCTCCAGTGAATGATAATAATTACTTGATGATTCAAGAAGTCGTAAGCAATGACACGGCCAAGACTACAATTTTTCATGAAGAAGTGTGGTATAAATGA